The DNA segment tgtacccaatcccgacacctgatgacccccatagagtcggtaaacgagtcaaaacacagtactagcatatagagtctccatgatgtttcaagtagtaaggactaatggtgtacaaccaaaaccgcggactttatccactcgataagtgataaccacttggaaagtccggatagggtagttcgattattcatcctatgaatatccatttgcatgcttcgaacatctccatgttccctaccaatgaaacgtggtactccgcatcgcaaagctagtctcaaactcgagcgatccttatccttattatcggacggctcaatcgactaggaacagtttagaatatacagtgactataagatgtatttcatgatagacatccccatgttctaccacatcttacatacactatagtatattcaaggtctttatcaaaacaacaatagtatatcataatataacaatatgaagaaagataaagtcattgccattaataaaagtgtaaattacattaaacaaaagatcgtttgtacaaagagtcatcaaagcccatagccacaagttggctcactgggcacccactctttcaatctcccacttgccctatagccaactagtcatactacgtagacccattgcttcgcgatgtttgtcaaacaatggtcctggcaagggcttagtaagcggatcagcgatattgtctgcagaggccactcgttcgacagtgatgtctcctctttccacaatctcccggatgatgtggtattttctcagtacgtgtttggatctttgatgagaccttggttcctttgcttgagcaacggcacccgtgttgtcacagtacaccgggactggaccaacaaattcaggaatgacgcccaactcttggacgaacttcctcatccaaacggcctctttagcagcagctgatgctgcaatgtattcagcctcagtggtggaatccgctgtggtgtcctgcttggaactcttccaagagacagcaccgccattgagcatgaacacaaatccagaggttgacttcgagtcatccacgtcactttggaagctagagtcggtatagccttccaatttcagatctcgtcctccatataccatgaacatattcttagtccttcgtaagtacttaagaatgtccttcacggctttccaatgcatttgaccaggattagcctggtatctgctcgtgacactcagagcaaatgctacatccggtctggtagatatcatcccatacatgatactacctatagctgacgcatatggtacatgtgtcatattctctatctttgcatcagtcttgggacacatagacttggataaagaaactccatgacacatgggtagatgtcctctcttggacccatccattgaaaaccgtttcaatatggtgtcgatgtaggttgattgagtgagtcctatcattctcttagatctatctctatagatctgtattccaagaatgtaggatgcctcacccaaatctttcatcgagaatctacctgataaccatatctttgttgactgcaacatccctacatcattcccaatgagtaggatgtcatcaacataaagtactaaaaatgtcacagcatccttaactactttcttgtacacgcacggttcctccgggttcttgatgaaaccaaaatcttttattgtttcatcaaatttctgattccaacttcttgatgcttgttttagaccataaattgatctctgaagcttgcataccttatgctcgcttcccatggatgtgaacccctccggctgcttcatatagatttcttccttaatgtctccattaagaaaagcagtcttcacatccatttgccatatctcatagtcataccatgcagctatggcaataaggattcttatggacttgaacattgcaactggtgaaaaggtttcatcatagtcaactccttgtctttgagtgtaacctttcgccaccaatcgcgccttgtaggtcaataccttaccatcaggcccaagctttctcttgtagatccatttacaccctattggaacaattccatcaggaggatctactaaagaccaaacttggtttgtatgcattgaatccaattcagactgcatagcttcaagccataaatttgaatccgcatcagaaattgcttccttgaagtttcttggatcacatccaatgtcgggttcatcttgatccccttcaagaagaaaaccatatcgaacaggaggtctagaagtcctctcggatcttctaggttcaggcgtgtccagtaatggttcctgaggcgtaggatcgttattttgtatttcgggttcttctcgaacttcttcgagttccatcatctcgcctttcttatccaataagaactccttctccaagaaggtggcattcctagaaacaaacacctttgtttcagcaggataatagaaataatatccgattgaattcttcgaataccctacaaaataacataagctggatcgactatccaacttatctcccactgtctgcttcatgtaagcaggacatccccaaatccttaagtacgaatacttaggagctttgccattccataactcgtatgatgttttgtccactgctttagtgtggacgttgttcaacaacaataccgccgtttcaagtgcatagccccaaaacgaaggtggaagctcagtgaagctcatcatggatcgaaccatgtccaacaaagttcgattacgacgctccgatacaccattaagctgtggtgtcataggaggagtccactgagagagaatcccattctcttttagatagtctaaaaaatcggtacttaagtattctccacctcgatccgatcgaagtgctttaatacttttacctagcttattttctacttcagccttgaattctttgaacttttcaaatgcttcatacatatatttcattaaatataaatacccataccttgaataatcatcagtaaaggtaatgaagtaggtgtggccatgttgagtcccaactctaaatggaccacaaacatctgtatggatcaaatccaacagattttgactacgctcaggtttccccttaaaaggagatttagtcattttcccttttaggcaggattcacaagtaggtagagagttaatatcagacatatcaaacatgccctctcccactagcttgttcatcctccttgaggaaatatgacctagtctagcgtgccaaaggtttgccgggttttgactatcgattttccttttgtttgttgtcgccggtttatcaacataatttattggaacgtcttttagttttaagttgtatagatcgttttcaagttgtccatttccaatcaaacattcattcttgtaaatattgcaaatcccattcacaaaattgcaagaataaccatctctatctagcatagaaacagaaataatgtttttaattaaatccggaacaaataaaacatctcttaaaaataacttaaaaccgttctgcaaaattaaacaaacatctccaatggctgtagcttcaactctggaaccattcccgagcctcagctgggtctcacccattctaagcctgcgacttcttgtcatcacctgcaaatcattgcaaatgtgagatccacatccggtatccaatacccaagaagtagtattaagtgaaatgtttatttcaatatagaacataccctttgcagttcccaactgctctagatattccttgcagttgcgcttccaatgaccgggcttcttgcagtaatggcaaacatccttggattttccattgtttgaagcctttgtcgtgtgcttcttctcgggttagactttcttgggtggggcagaacgtttcttacccttcgtacttgaccccttcttagcagaagatgaggagcccaccaagaaagctggtttatccttctttagtgtggattcatatgtcacaagcatattgaccatctcttcaagggtggcctctatcttgttcatattaaaatttaccacaaatccgacgaagaaggaagagacagaagcagtaaatccacgttgagttcatgctccaacaccaaatcaagagttgctaacttctgtatgagccaaatcactcgtaccccatgatcacggaccgaagtcccttcacgcatgcgacacgtcattagctccttaacagtagcgaacctttcagccctcgattgagccccaaaaagttccttgagttgagcgtgaatgtcagcagcattcacggtgtcctcaaatcgcctctggagttcatcagacatcgaggcttgcatatagaatttggtcttgatgtcatggtcccaccatgcatcaagtttggccaattcctccggacttacgtcagctggtgcttccttcggaggtgatttctctaacacgtagagcatcttctccgaagtcaagacaatcttcaacttccggaaccattccgtatagtttgcgccagtcaacttgttttgttcgaggatcgagaataatggattacgcgaattcattgtatgaaatactgaaaaaacagacatatatcaatgattgtttaagcaatttactaagacataaaataggcgaatttaattttatgaatctcactcccactattttaacgatttcactaccctctagtgaaaacgggaaaacttttccttagtgagaacatggagtccaattgacaaacttatggtcccgaataatatcagccaaccataattctcaaaaggtagagcccaattgcttccaaagcaacccccatgtatttacctcatgtccaataagggcccaataatatgacgccgtttatagtgacatgtcaagatgacccatcaatattaagttgtgatggacggtcgccatgtggatcccccaataatatgagccgatcccatgggagttccacccaacttacaacatgtgtcgatccaatgtacagacggacgggcccccccaataatatgagccggaccgtatccgtgggtagcatcacatacattgaccgttgatggaaggtaggaacatttaaacaaatttaaatttcctttatttatcttgatatcaattttaaatcatatttaaaatgagggatttttaattatgaaaatttgtctcatcatttttcaatttattatatgcttgccggattcatacaattatgtctaaaacatgcatacaatcataatatcatatattatatataggatgatcgattccatttctaattgactcgtggttgccaatcacgagtcttagtccattcctaggtaatatgcagtatgcaatgcaatcctattacattagcttccaatttacatttcttcgtctttattgtctgctgggcccaccatcttcaaatcttgatctcccactaaatctaatgtatttacaataaatagcaatgacaagtaggggatacattttaggggtgggaacgggccataaaccaagcccacttttattacatatgacattcatattgggccataaaccaggcccattaataaaaccaacaacaataaaacaaatgtaaatttctaacatacacctacaaaattggtcatggcaatcgatcatccttatccaataacatttaattcaaaattaatttattggatatcatgcatatgtcaatttaaatttaaacaggataaaatcatattttatatataaaatcatattttacatataaaatcatattttaccttttattaaataaaatcatattttatctacagaatctaattttatagataaaatcatattttacttaatatatacataagatcaaatcttatcatcaattgtaccaaaaataattgatttcaaaattcaatttaaggataaaatattaaaattttccaaaaattcaaatttatccaaaaatcaattttaaaattttcggactcgaacaattcgatctgatgcctcgtgaaccaatcaaaaacaatttttgaccggaccaaaaataaaattttaacacattaaaattaatttaaataaaaaaaataatttttcccgcgggccgcccgggacactcccgggccggcccgcacccgtgggcgcgggccggggcagcccggctgcccctttagggcagcgacaatcgctgccctggcggcgcctggcgccgctcttgggcggcgccgtgcgctgccctgggcagcgccgagcgctgccctggcggcgctgagcgccgcccctgggcggcgacgtgcgccgctgtgggcggcgctgtgcgccccctttgggcggcgccgtgcgccgcccggggcagcgaccgtcgctaccccaccgggcagcgatccaatcgctgcccgggttttgcccgaaaaaaaaaaatttttttatttaaaatatttattttgtttttaaaaaccaagactcaaaaatttttgtacaatcgattaatttaatcgtttgatctgagaaacctggctctgataccactgttgggtaactcgcgttcagatcaatcacgattgatacccggtgcagcggaagtttaaaatttttagtatggaacaattccatagtgtgggtatcaaccatacgattaaattatttgtgtgtgtaaaattaaataactattattaaattttaccttcaatctcgaagcgagattattggacaccacacagatttctctgcgcttcttgtatctccctggaactgatgaacaagctttccttcaatcaggtccacgaatggaggtttaatccctctgatagattgcattagaaaatctatcagaagttttctgcgaagagaataacgaatttgattcgctaatcctgtctgcaattcaaaatcacagaccggaaaatctctgacagagagagggaggggcggccgaatttctagagagagctagggtttttttcaaaaactgtctctcaaaattatgaccaactgtgtgtaatttctgtactgcaataacttatttataatgcaggccactaacaccttagggcccattagtcataagttgaggcccgacaagcaaagcccgcatgttcagaaattaatataaaattcatcgtgactccgattgataaaccgattttaccaatgtgcacagaaaccatttctgcacattttaaagtcaagataaattttcctgaatccgaattcagtggtttccaaaaatgtacatccctatgtcattttaggaaatcctactcccttactcttatttaagaagtccaacttctttattcattaaatttaactctttaaatttaactatctcaacggggattaaaactccattacactgtgtgaccctcaatggttcagggatacagctagccgtgggctcacaactccttgtgactcggaacaacgatttccgacttgcccaacgaatcatggtaaagcgcctagcaacattgccccatgattccctaggtatcactgatagtgcctacaagaaccagtagattttggttagcgtacagtacggtcccttcatccatatatcccgatcgaatcaacaaccattggtatatcgagagtcgctcaagattcgataactatgcaatacatcttgaagatcaaattagtgacatcgcatgtgctactaagaaaccatttcttaaatcacatcaagtactctggccagagattcgtcacactaatatctcctcagatcgcataggatatccacactcgcaagtatgtggtgaatccttgacaacaatgcatcgactcctatatgtgttgtaactgtacccaatcccgacacctgatgacccccatagagtcggtaaacgagtcaaagtacagtactagcatatagagtctccatgatgtttcaagtagtaaggactaatggtgtacaaccaaaaccgcggactttatccactcgataagtgataaccacttggaaaggccggatagggtagttcgattattcatcctatgaatatccatttgcatgcttcgaacatctccatgttccctaccaatgaaacgtggtactccgcatcgcaaagctagtctcaaactcgagcgatccttatccttattatcggacggctcaatcgactaggaacagtttagaatatacagtgactataagatgtatttcatgatagacatccccatgttctaccacatcttacatacactatagtatattcaaggtctttatcaaaacaacaatagtatatcataatataacaatatgaagaaagataaagtcattgccattaataaaagtgtaaattacattaaacaaaagatcgtttgtacaaagagtcatcaaagcccatagccacaagttggctcactgggcacccactctttcaaaggaCACATACCTTGggcaccgagcatcagtactcggcaccatcttaatcactcaaagcTCTTCATGCAGAGGTGACGTCTAAACTTTCACTGCTTCAATGTTTTTacctacacaactcaaaattattattgatgtctagtctcaacttgcacaaaagaaaagaaaaaaaaataataaataaaataaaataaaaataaaaacaaatcaataaagcaaataacaaaaatagcttgggttgcctcccaagaagcgcttagtttatagtccatagcccgactttcaccgctATTATGTCTTTCCCTtctctttcaccctccaaacaaACTCAACAAACCTCTTGAAATTAGATcgctttttcttctttttctttaacACCAGCAGATCTTTCTCTTTGGGCACTTCTATAGCACTAACATCTGCACGAAAACTTTCcatattctttgattttttaaTCATGAACACCTTCTTCGTGGATGGATTGTTAGCCACTTTGAAcacattaaaaataactttctcACTATCAACTCCCATCGACAGCTCTCCTTTCTTAACATCAATCTTGgcttcagcagtagccaagaacGGTCTCCCTAAAATTAAAGGCATATTTCCATCTTCCTCCATATCCAACACCACAAAATCTGCAGGAAAATAaacttatctatttttaccagaacatcctcGATGATTCCACGCGGATATGTGAGATATCTATCAGCTAGCTGTAATGCGATCGTCgtgggcttcacctcgccaagtcctAAGTTTTTGAAAACAGATAAAGGCAtcaaattaatgctagctcctaaatcacaaagtgcattctTAAAATGAGAAGAACCAATAATGCAAGGAatcgtaaaactccctggatcttttaatttttgtggtagCTTCTTTTGCAGGATAACATTGCACTCCTCAGTCAGATTTACTGTCTCGAACTCTTCCAACTTCCTATTTCTCGACATCACTTCCTTCAAGAATttggcataattcggcatttgcagCAAAGCATCGGCGAATG comes from the Henckelia pumila isolate YLH828 chromosome 1, ASM3356847v2, whole genome shotgun sequence genome and includes:
- the LOC140874450 gene encoding uncharacterized protein; translated protein: MARTETRLEILETHVANMGVVLQSMETSIGQLANALKDNNCGQFPSNTEVNPIEQCKAIELRSGKKVDNEECKPESKISEKYAFEENEVEENPSELELKPMYKSPLPYPQRFKKKVLDEQFSKFLEIFKKLHINIPFADALLQMPNYAKFLKEVMSRNRKLEEFETVNLTEECNVILQKKLPQKLKDPGSFTIPCIIDFVVLDMEEDGNMPLILGRPFLATAEAKIDVKKGELSMGVDSEKVIFNVFKVANNPSTKKVFMIKKSKNMESFRADVSAIEVPKEKDLLVLKKKKKKRSNFKRFVEFVWRVKEKGKT